In Gossypium raimondii isolate GPD5lz chromosome 12, ASM2569854v1, whole genome shotgun sequence, a single window of DNA contains:
- the LOC105763003 gene encoding transmembrane emp24 domain-containing protein p24delta3, protein MIKAMTFPPFLVVLLLALSTGPLCDAIWLNIPKTGTKCVSEEIHSNVVVLSDYVVVSVEDGQTATIAVKVTSPYGNNLHHRENVTYGRFAFTTEEAGNYLACFWSDNRTRGSGEVVVNIDWKTGIAAKDWESVARKEKLQGVELELRKLEGAVEAIHENLLYLKSREAEMRSTSETTNARVAWFSIMSLGICIVVSGLQVWYLKRFFQKKKLI, encoded by the exons ATGATAAAGGCGATGACATTCCCACCGTTTCTCGTCGTATTACTCTTGGCTTTGAGTACTGGTCCACTGTGTGACGCCATTTGGTTGAATATTCCAAAAACCGGCACCAAGTGCGTCTCCGAGGAAATCCACAGCAATGTCGTTGTTTTGTCTGATTACGTCGTCGTTTCCGTGGAAGACGGTCAAACCGCTACCATTGCCGTCAAG GTGACATCCCCGTATGGGAACAATCTTCACCACAGGGAGAATGTAACGTATGGCCGGTTTGCATTCACAACCGAGGAAGCTGGCAATTACCTAGCATGTTTCTGGTCGGATAACCGTACTCGTGGAAGCGGTGAAGTTGTTGTCAACATTGACTGGAAAACTGGGATTGCAGCTAAAGACTGGGAGTCAGTTGCCAGAAAAGAGAAACTTCAG GGTGTTGAGCTGGAGCTGAGGAAACTCGAAGGAGCAGTGGAGGCCATTCATGAGAATTTACTCTATCTGAAAAGCAG AGAAGCAGAAATGAGGAGTACGAGTGAGACCACAAATGCCAGAGTCGCGTGGTTTAGTATCATGTCTTTGGGTATCTGCATCGTTGTTTCAGGCCTGCAAGTGTGGTACTTGAAGCGATTCTTCCAAAAGAAGAAGCTTATCTAA
- the LOC105763002 gene encoding LOW QUALITY PROTEIN: peroxisome biogenesis protein 3-1 (The sequence of the model RefSeq protein was modified relative to this genomic sequence to represent the inferred CDS: inserted 2 bases in 2 codons) — protein MTLSTCFSTTTVADPIPTSDPHPPHSSDSQSLMVVSSYKVLKSIQLLTPNGCFASIANSSKYALFKFVDKLVLFYLVAYRDLWRRHRRKVLVTXGVLGSGYLLYKLYDAHKRRLIDLERQSANEXENDEFIKAQMQLHFENIQRIADTTTLPHAMPHLSCRIAEDLNFSHLMERLVKGKDQPNSLSSLEKLELWDSLKILSFTRMVMSIWAVTILSLYIRVQVNILRRYLYIDIARGLGSSYLLVSALHFYL, from the exons ATGACACTGTCCACATGCTTCTCTACCACCACGGTTGCTGATCCCATTCCCACTTCAGATCCGCATCCACCCCATTCATCCGACTCTCAATCACTCATGGTCGTTTCCTCCTACAA AGTGCTGAAAAGTATTCAG TTGCTTACTCCAAATGGATGTTTCGCTTCGATAGCCAATAGTAGCAAATATGCTTTATTTAAG TTTGTTgataaattagtccttttttatcTTGTTGCATATAGGGATCTTTGGAGAAGGCATAGAAGGAAGGTTTTGGTTA AAGGTGTTTTAGGAAGTGGGTATTTGTTGTATAAACTATATGATGCTCACAAACGTAGGCTTATTGATTTGGAAAGGCAATCGGCAAACG CGGAAAACGATGAATTCATTAAAGCTCA AATGCAACTCCATTTTGAGAACATTCAAAGAATTGCTGATACAACAACATTACCTCATGCAATGCCCCATTTAAGTTGCCGGATAGCTGAAGATTTGAACTTTTCACATCTAATGGAGAGACTAGTGAAAGGGAAGGATCAGCCTAACAGTTTGTCTTCTTTAGAGAAACTTGAATTATGGGACAGTCTCAAAATTTT aagttttacaAGAATGGTGATGTCAATATGGGCAGTAACCATTCTTAGCTTATATATTAGAGTTCAAGTCAACATTCTAAGAAGATATTTGTATATTGATATTGCACGTGGTCTTGGAAGCTCTTATTTACTTGTAAGCGCTCTACATTTTTATCTGTAA